CTTTGCTCCTTCCCGTAAAAATATCAAAATCGCAGAAGAAAAGTGATGCTTTGCCCCTTTTCCGCCCTCAGGCCGATCTGTGCACCGGACTCCAGGGGTTCCTCATCTTCCACAGTTTCGGCAGCGGCACCGGTTCGGGATTCACCTCCCTCCTCATGGAGAGAAGTCCGTCGACTACGGCAAGAAATCCAAGCTGGAGTTTTCCGTCTACCCGGCGCCGCAGATCTCCACCGCCGTGGTCGAGCCCTACAACGCGGTGCTGGTCACCCACTGTACCCTGGAGCACTCCGACTGCGCCTTCATGATGGACAACTAGCCGATTTACGACGTGTGTCGGCGGGGCCTGGACACCGAGTGCGCCACCTACACCAACCTCAATCGGCTTATGgcgcagaccaaaactgcacacagtagtgcaggtgtggtctcactagggccctgtataactgcagaaggacctttttgctcttatactcaactcctcttgttataaaggccagcatgccattggctttcttcactgcctgttgtacctgcatgctaactttaagtgactgatagaCAAGGAACCAAGATCTCTGTACTTCCACATTTCGTTactttacaccattcagataataatctgccttcctattctcaccaccacAGTGGatgacatcacatttatccacactaacttgcacctgccatgcatctacccactcgcacaaccggtccaagtcaccctgcatcctcaacgttcacactgccatccagctttgtgccatccgtaaatttgctaatgttacttttaatcccttcatctaagtcattaatatatattgtaaatagctgcggtccgaacaccgagccttgcggcaccctactagtcactgcctgccgttctgaaaggaacccatttatccccactctttgctttctgtctttcaaccaattttctatccatgtcagtaccctacctccaataccatgcgctctaatcttgcccactaatctcctacgtgggacttTATCAAcggctttctggaagtccaggtacactacatccactggctctcccttgtccatttttctagttacatcctcaaatatttccagaagattattcaagcgtgatttccccttcgtaaatccacgatAACTCGGAATGATTCTGTTACTGTTattcaaatgttccgcaatttcttctttcataattgactccagcatcttccccgccatgatgtcaggctaactggtgtataatttcccgttttctctcgccctcctttcttaaaaagtgggataacattagctaccctccaatccacaggaatccaTGCTGAATTCGTAGAACCAGTTGGCCCGacgtcggtggtggggaagatgctggagccaattattATACATGCAATAACGGTGTATTTGGAGAGCAGTAATAGGGtaagttcaagtcagcatggatttatgaaacgtaaatcatgcttgactaattttctagaATTTTGggaggatatgacaagtaaaatggatgaaggggagccagtggatgtagtgtttctagacGTTCAGAAAGCCTAAGCGTTTGAGCAGTTCCCACAcgagagattggtgagcaaaattagagcacatggtattgggggtagggtgctgacatggatagaaaattggttggcagacaggaagcaaagaataggattAAACGGGTCCTTtccgagtggagtgccacaaggctcggtgttggggccgcaactgtttagtatatatattaatgatttggatgagggaatcagAAGCAACACACGCAaacttgcggatgacacaaagctgggcggcagtgtgaaccgtgaagaggatgttaggaggttgtagggtgacctggacaggttgagtgattgggcagatgcgtggcagatgcagtataacatagataagtgtgaggttatccactttgacgacTTAAAAAaggaggctgattattatctcaatggtgttaggttagttAAGGGGAAAGTACAGGGAGACATGGGTGTCTTtatacagcagtcactgaaagttggcgtgcaggtacagctggcaatgaagaaagctaatggcatgttggccttaataacgagaggatttcagtatacgagtaaagaggttcttctgcagttttatagggccctggtaagaccacatctggagtattgtgtacagttttgatctcttaatttgaggaaggacatccttataattgagaCAGTACAGcccaggttcacgaggttgatccctgggatagcggcactgtcatatgaggaaagattggaaaaaaataggcttgtattcacatgagtttagaaggatgagaggggatcttatagaaacatataaaattataaaagcactgaACAAGCTAGAAGCAAGAAcatattttcccaatgttgggcaaatccagaaccaggggccacggtcttaaaataaaggggaggccatttaaaactgaggtgaaaaggaaccttttcacccagagagttgtgagtttgtggctAATGGaaacaagcgatatggggagagggctggCACGGGTAattcatcagccatgatccaatgaacggcggtgctggatcgaagggacgaatggcctcctcctgcacctattttctgtctttccatgtctatgtttctatgtttgaaatgatcaccaatgcctcCCCGATTTcgtgagccacttccttaagtgccctcggttgcagaccatcaggccccagacgtttatcagccttcagtcccatcactctacccaacaccatttcctgccaaatgggaatttccttcagttcctccgtcctagCACCTCTCTCCAcaggtacatctgggagattgttggtgtcttccttagtgaagacagatccaaagtcactgtttaactcgtctgccatttccttattccccataataaattcacctgcttctgtcttcaaggatcCCACATTACTCTTAAatattttttcctcttctcattcctaaagaagcttttacgatCATCCTTTATATTCCTGACTACCTTACCttcgtatctcatcttttctccccgtactacctttttagttatcttctgttgctctttaaaagagtcccaatcctctggcttcccgctcatctttactgtgttatacttcttctcctttatttttatactgtcctggacttcccttgtcagcaacgGTTGccacttactccccttagaatctttcttcctctttggaatgaactgatcctgcaccttctgtattattcccagaaatacctgccattgttgttccaccgtctttccTCCAGGGTatatttccagtcaactctggccagctcctctctcatgcctccatgaaCCCCTTGCGCAattgcaataccgacacttccgattttcccttctccctctcaaattgtagattgaaacttatcatattatgatcactgccttctaatggctctttaaccttgagttcccttatcaaatccagttcattactcaacactcaatccagaattgtcttctccctggtaggctccagttcaaACTGCTCTCAGAATCCATTTCGGAGGTAACGTTTTTGGAGtctattaccaagctgattttaccagtctacctgcatgttaaaatctcccataacGACCTTAGCGATATGCCGATTTTAacccttgattcaacttgcaccttatatccaggctactgtttgggggcctgtagataactcccattagggtctttttatccgTACAATtcatcagttctgtccatactaattctacatctcctgattctatgtcaccccttgcaagggactgaatatcattccttaccaacagagcgaccccacccctatGCCCACCTGTGTCTCTTTTCCATAGGTCGTATACCCCAGAATATTCAGCTACCAGGCCTGGCCCTCTTGCAGtggtgtctctgtaattcccaaagCATCATACTTGCTAATATCtccctgagcctcaagctcatcaactttattttttatacttcgcgcattcaaatcCAACACTTTAGCCTCGGTATTCATCTCCCCTCTgacaccggtcactattggccctgatcGTACTCTCATATTCCTTCTCGAACttaccttcccattaattcgggagtctttggCAACCtttcctgtaatcacttcccctttaactgcatctttatattcccaagttgtcaagccccccccccaattcccccacccccacccccactatttagtttaaacccacacgtgtagcactagcaaacctgcctgccagaacgctgGTCCCTCCCCATTTAAGGTTTAACCCCTCCCTTTTCTACAGGTCACCccaaccccagaagagatcccaatgttctacaaatctaaatccctgctccctgcaccagcctctGAGCCAAACATTCATATCCCTATCTCCCTgtacctgccctcaccagcacgaggtacaggaagcaatccagagataaccaccctagatgtCCTACTCATCAGTCCATTTCCAAACTCCTTAAATTCGCGTTGCAAACCTCCTGCCTCTTCCTCCGAACGTCGATCGTGCCCATGTGCACAACTacctctggctgttcaccttccctctcgaggatgttctgaggtCGGTCCGTGACATCAttcaccctggcaccagggaggcagcagaccgtcctcgagtctcgcctgccaccacagtatctcctgtccgcacctcggacaatggagccaTCCACCACTATGGATCTGCCAGACGTCGGTCTCACCGGTCGAGTCGCATCGTTGGtcttggagccaccgacctgtccgccgttcggactggaagcatcttctgcctCAACAACTCCCAAGAGGGCgtacctgttttcattcggcacagccaccggtgtctcctgcactccacttgtCCTGCCCTTTCTCACATTCAACCACCTTTGATCTTCCTGTATCCTTGTCGTGACAAGCTCACATTTCATCAGTGCTGTTAATGGAGTTCTTTTGCCTTCGACTAGTCCAAGTACCTGCTCCCAAACTATTCTACTCAGTCCCTGCCGAACAATGTTGCAATTTGCCTTAAACACGTGTTCGACAATAGATCATACACATGTTCATTAAAATATCTTTATTTTCATAAATATCATGATAAGTTATTAAATAAAACAAACTTTGAACTTATAAATTAATAAAACTtattcttcctcttccccccttctctcgAGATCGGCGGAATCCACGGCCACCTCTTCGTAGTCCTTCTCCAGCGACGCCATGTCCTCCCGCGCGTCCTGGAACTCCCCTTCCTCCAATCCCTCGCCCACGTACCAGTGGACAAAAGCTCGCTTGGCGTACATCTTGTCGAACTTGAGGTTCATGCGAGTCCAGGCCATGGAGATGGCGGTGGTGTTGCTCAGCATGCAGAGGGCGCGTTGTACCTTTGCCAGGTCGCCCCCCGGCACCACCGTCGGGGGTTGGTAGTTGATGCCCACCTGCGATGgatagggatggggggaggggggggaaataaCATCATAAATTCTTCTTGTAAAATCGGAAAAACATGGACCATCAGTTTAGTATGCGTCCTAAAACGGCGTAATCATTGACTGCTATCTTGTCTTTCCTGAACAGAAAACGCTGTTTCCTCTCCTTCGCTTCAAAGCTGATGCAAGTGCATTTTGCTTTCAGTTGGGGAGCTGCATTCCATGCTAACGGGCCATAGGGCCTACTTGTGCACGTCAACCAACTTGCCACATAGTGCGATTCATATTTGCCTGCACTTGCCACATATCTCTCTGAACCCTTTTCATGCCATATAtctattcaaatgtattttaagatTGGTGCATTAATCCGCGTCCATACATTCTTCTGGCTGCATTATCCACGTACGGGATACCCTCTTTGTGAAAGGCATGTCACAGAGGTCTGCCCTCCCACCTCAAGCTCATGCCCTATGGTTGTGGATTGATGCCATTTACAATGGCATGAAGACTGCGAGTGTTCATTTCATCCATAGCCATTATGACTTTCTACTGGCAAAGCAATAGTCACGTCATTTGCTTAGTTGTTCCCATTAAATAGCCTCTCTTGACTGTATGCCCCCTCGTGGTCTCAGTGAGGTAACGCCTCTGACTTCTGCGCTCCAATCAAAAGGTCTCACCCTATTTAACTACACCCAATAACCTCGGCCCCTGAGACCAAGCGGCATCCTAGTGAATCTATTCTGACCTCTTTGAAACCTAATGACATCCTTgcacagggtgggggtggagttgtGAGATTGATGACGTGTGCTTGGAGACATGGGAattagtcacagagtcagacTTACCTTGAACCCGGTCGGGCACCAGTCCACGAACTGGATGGAGCGCTTGGTCTTGATGGTGGCGATGGCGGCGTTGACGTCCTTGGGCACCACGTCCCCGCGGTACAGCATGCAACACGCCATGTACTTGCCCTGGCGTGGGTCGCACTTCACCATCTGGTTGGCCGGCTCGAAGCAAGAGTTGGTCAATTGTGAAACGGACAGTTCCTCGTGGTAAGCCTTCTCGGCCGAAATAACGGGCGCGTACGTGACGAGCGGGAAGTGGATACGCGGATAGGGGACCAGGTTGGTTTGGAACTCAGTCAGGTCCACGTTGAGGGCACCATCAAAGCGTAGCGAGGCGGTGATGGACGACACGATCTGCGCCATAAGGCGATTGAGGTTGGTGTAGGTGGGGCGCTCGATGTCCAGGTTCCGCCGGCACACGTCGTAAAGGGCCTCGTTGTCCATCATGAAGGCGCAGTCGGAGTGCTCCAGGGTGCAGTGGGTGACCAGCACCGCGTTATAGGGCTCGACCACGGCGGTGGAGATCTGCGGTGCCGGGTAGACGGAAAACTCTAGCTTGGATTTCTTGCCGTAATCCACGGAGAGTCTCTCCATGAGGAGGGAGGTGAATCCCGAGCCGGTGCCGCCGCCGAAACTGTGGAAGATAAGGAACCCCTGCAGTCCGGTGCACAGATCGGCCTGAGGGCGGAGAAGGGGCAAAGCAAGCATTAATTTTCTACTGAGGTTTAGAGATGCATTTACGGGAAGGAGCATCCCAAGAGGAGCGACGGTGCCGCCTATTTCCGGCACAGACGGAGAATGTGTTTAGCTCAGAGACAACTCGAGCTCTGTCAGAAGGAAGCCCGGAACAGACAATCGGAGCAGAACGTGGGAATGGGTCGCAAGGCACCAGCGTTGCAACCAGATACATTGAGGTCGAAGATCGTGCAGCGTCTGACGCATTTTCCTGCTGCTTGGCAACTTACCAGCTTCCGGATGCGATCCAGGACCAGGTCCACGATCTCCTTGCCGATGGAGCAGTGGCCGCGGGCGTAATTATTGGCCGCGTCCTCCTTTCCGGTGATGAGCTGCTCGGGGTGAAAAAGCTGCCGGTAGGTGCCGGTCCGCAcctcatctgtggaggcaaatgagTAAAGAACGAAAAATTTAATAGGCGATCACTTCAATCTGTTCCACACGGCCTTTTCAATAGCACCGGGGCTTTACCGATCACCGTAGGTTCCAGGTCGATGAACACAGCCCGTGGGACGTGCTTGCCCGCCCCCGTCTCGCTGAAGAAGGTGTTGAAGGAGTCATCGCCGCCCCCGATGGTCTTGTCGCTGGGCATCTGTCCATCCGGCTGGATCCCGTGCTCCAGGCAATACAGCTCCCAGCAAGCGTTGCCGATCTGGGCGCCAGCCTGGCCGATGTGGATTGAAAGACACTCGCGCTGGAGGCGAGGAAAACAGGCAGTGAGATGTTAACGTGGGTGGGAGTCGATTTTCTGGTGCGTGCTGCATGGTTTCTATTATTCCTATTGATTACCACTATGACTTGTTCAATGCCCATTTGCGCCTGATATCTCACGGGCCCTCACGCCATGTGACCACCAGTGCCTCCCACCTCTGCAATTCACTTACACTCCTGGTCCCCTTCGCCGAATGTACCGCTCGCTTTCCGGGCCAACCCCGACACCGCATCCCAGGCCTTAGTTTTTCTGCACCCTTCCCTCCCAGCGCCACTTCCTTCCAGCTACGTCGGAGTTTCCAGGCGCCCACCGACGTTCCCATTCCCCGTGCGCGCTCTCCCGTTCCCGTGTCCGGTCTCGGACACCAGTCAACGAATCCCTTAACTCCTCCGTGGATCCCACGCTCGGAGGAACACGCGCGCCCGCGGGCATTTTCCCGCGCGCTCACCATGTTGCTCCGCTCGCGTGTTTCCAGATACTGTGACGCTCGGCGTCGCTCCGGTATTTATACGGGCCCCGGGGTAGAACGTTGGCATTGGCCAAACGCGCGCTGATTGGTGAGTGGGAACAATGGCCTTTGTTGACGTCGCATACAGACGCGGAAGGTTCCATCGGGCTCGACGCTGAttggctgattgtggatgacgtcGAACAAAGACCTTCTGTGACGCAATCCTTTGTCCACTATCAGATTCCAATCCATCAATCGCCCATGGAGTTAAAACAAGATCAAAAAATGATTAATTATGGTCAGCCGATGGGTGTCGGCCTCATCGTGTTTCGTGAGGTGTTTGGCAAATTTCTCCACGTTGGATGTTGGGGGACTTTGAGTCCAGAAACAgagggtcacattttaagaaaaGGCCATTtgggacagagatgagaaaaaaaatcaaacagagctttgggaatctgtggaattctctgccacagaagacactggaggccaattcactgggtgaatttaaaagagagttacatagagctctcggggctggaGTAATCAAGGGCCGTGTGGAGAAGGCTGGCACatgttcctgattgtggatgatcagccatgatcacattgaatggcggcgccggctcgaagggccgaatggcctcctccttgcacctattttctatgtttctatcttgctATGGTAGaaattgggggagtccacaaccagggtcacaatttaagaaaagggtatttaggactgagatgaggaaataaaaaTTTGCGAATCTgccgaattctctgccacagaagtcattgtagttcaattcactggattaatttaaaatagatttaaatatagctcttggggcgaaaggaatcaagggatatcagcagaaagcagggacagggtactgattcccaatgatcagccatgatcataatgaatggcggtgctgacttgaagggccgaatggcctactcctgcacctattttctctgttatcATGGAATGATCCAGGAAGACGTGCAAACAGTCCGCTCAACCCAACATGCGAAACTGACCAAGATGTCGCGTCTCCACTAGTTCCATTTACTggcagttggcccatatccttttaacCTTTCCCCATCGACGTCCCTCtccaaatctctttaaaatatTGGGTTAGTGCCTGCATCAACCACCTCGGTGacggctcattccacatacccacctccAAAAGTAAAAAGGTTTCGCCTCTATCAACATTTTCCTCTCTCACATcatacctatgccctctggctcttgattcgcCTATTCTATGTATAATACGCTGTGAATTGATCCTACCTATTTCCCTCGTGATCGCATACACCTCCATTGAGGCTatatgggtagagctgagaaATGAATAGGGTATGATCACATTTGTGGGAGTTGAGTTCAGGCCCCCAAATCGCCCCCAATGCGGGAGtcagaagagcaaatatgccaggagattgcaggcagatgCAAGCCTAATATGGTTGTCACAGTagggcattttaactttccaaattTAGACTTGGACTCGCATAGAGCCAAGGGCCGGGAGGGGGTGGAATTTATCCAATGTGTTCAGACGCAGTTTTCTGCGTCAATATTTAGATGGCCCCACAAGAGGAAAGGACAAAGCTTGGTCTGCTCTAAGGAACTTGGGAAATTACCGAGTTGTCCGTATGCGAGTCTTTTCGGACGAACGACCacgtgtatagaaacatagaacatagaaacatagaaaataggtgcaggagtagggcattcggcccttcgagcctgcaccgccattcaatatgatcatggctgatcatccaactcagtatcccgtacttgccttctctccataccccctgatccctttagccacaagggccacatctaactcctcttaaatatagccaatgaactggcctcaactaccttctgtggcagagaattccacagattcaccactctgcgtgaaaaaaaactttctcatctcggtcctaaaagacttcccccttatccttaaactgtgaccccttgttccggacttccccaacatcgggaacaatcttcctgcatctagcctgtccaaccccttaagaattttgtaagtttctgtaagatcccccctcaatcttctaaattccagcgagtacaagccgagtctatccagtctttcttcatatgaaagtcctgccatcccaggaatcaatctggtgaaccttctctgtactccttctatggtaagaatgtctttcctcagattaggagaccaaaactgtacacaatactccaggtgcggtctcaccaatgccctgcacaactgcagcagaacctccctgctcctaaactcaaatctcctcgctatgaatgccaacataccattcgctttcttcactgcctgctgcacctgcattcctactttcaatgactggtgtaccacgacacccaggtctcgttgcatctccccttctcctaatcggccaccattcaggtaatagtctgctttcctgttcttgccaccaaagtggataacctcacatttatccacattatactgcatctgccatacatttgcccactcgcctaacctatccaagtcacgttgcagcctcctagcatcctcctcacagctaacactgccccccagcttcgtgtcatccgcaaacctggagatgttgcattcaattccctcgtccaaatcattaatatatattgtaaatagctggggtcccagcactgagccttgcggtaccccactagtcactgcctgccattctgaaaaggatccgtttattcctactctttgcttcctgtctgccagccagttctctatccacatcaatactgaatactaatctcttatgtgggaccttgtcgaaagccttctggaagtccagatataacacatccactggttctcccttatccactctactagttatatcctcgaaaaattctataagattcgtcagacatgaccTTTAAATTACCTTTTAATTAGTGAAGGAGAAAGACAGGACGGGTCCACAAGTTCTAATTCTGAATTGGACAGAGTAAGCTTGGACGGTGTTACGTGGGGATTTGATGTTCATTATAGTATGCCGCTTGCTGGCAAATGAACCTTTTGAAAGTgtgatcattcattcattcattccttcattctttcattcattcattcttttattCACTCACTCATTTCCTCCATTCATTcagtcaatcattcattcattcattcatccattcatccattcattcattcattcattcattcattcattcattcattcattcattcattcattcattcaatcaatcataaAGTATCATTCGTGTAATGATGAGAGTTCAGGGCATGCGTGTTCcttttagagtgaagggcaaggcaggtaggGTAAGGAAACATGGACGACGAGAGAAAATGCGCCCCTGTTCAGGAATAAGCAGGAGGCATCGGACGGGATTACGGATCAAATGTATCCCTGGTGGAGTTTCAGCAAGTAAGGGGCATACCTAAGGAGGAAATCAGTAAGGCGAAATGGGGGTAGGAGCCATTTCGGCCAGTTGATATGAAGGTAAATCCAAAGATATATGTACATTCAGGAAACGATGTTAACTATGGGGAGACTAAGACCCCATaagacctcagaaggcagtggaggccagttcgttggatgctttcaagagagagctggatagagctcttaaggatagcggagtgagggggtatggggagaaggcaggaacggggtactgattgagagtgatcagccatgatcgcattgaatggcggtgctggctcgaaggactgaatggcctactcctgcacctattgtctattgtctattgtctattgacccctcagaaaccaaagtgggcATCTCTGTGTGGTGCAGCAGGAGGTAGGCACGGTCCTAAATGGGTATCGGTCCGGTTTCAATCGCGGAGAACGGCGTGACGGCTGGGACAATTAATTGATAAGTTTTGTGCACAGTCCGTAATACATGTCCAGGATGTCTCAACATGATGTAAATCTCCCCAGCCTGATGAAAGCCATCCGGGGTCACTCCAAAGAAGTTGGAGAAaatattgcaggagccctggctgagatatatctaTTAGATCATTAGATTCGGGTGAGATGCAGAAAGACTGAAGGAAAGCAAATTCCATGCATCTATATTATAAAGGCTGTAAGGCAAAACCTGGGATCCCTCCACCGGTGAGATCTGTCGTAGACAGGATCCCGGAGAGGATTCTCAGGGTTAAAATATACACGTGTCTCTATCGCCAGGGGTTGTTCAGCGATAGTTAGCTTGGTGTCGTTCCTGGAAGTTCCTGTCATAAGAATTTGATTTGTttaaagaagtaaccaaaaaggttgatcagGGCAAAGCCGCAGAAATTGTCCGTATGGCATTTAATAACGCTCCGCATGATAGGCTTTTCAGGAAGATAAGGTCGCATCGGGTCTAAGGAGAGCTATTCAATACAATATAGAATTGGCGTAATGGAAGGGAGTAGAGGTAGATGGTGGAAAGGTGGTTTTTGCACGTTGTTGGATCGTGACCAGTGGTATGCCTCAGGAATCGGAGCTGGACCCTTTGCTGTTTTTATCGTCGATTTGGACGAGAATGTGCAAAGCATTCTCaacgtttgcagatgactctaCCGTGTGCTCATAGTGTTTGAGAGTCACAGTGTCTTTtcgcgtgcaaacaggcccttcgacccaatatGCCTACACCTACCAGGTCGCCGCGATCCCTTTGTTGCGTCACTCGAGCTGCGAACCAACCGGCGTTCTCTTTGCATTTGTTTCCGCGTTCCAAGCCAACGGTTGGTTCGTTGGCAGCCAATCGCAGCGCGGCCCGGCAGAATGGAACTTTCTATCGGGTGGGATATTAAAGGGCGAGTTCGGCGGATGCGACACATTGTCTGGAGCTGCGAGACTGCAAGGCAGATCGTGGTGGGTGCTACAGGGGCGGGGTGGGGGCCGTCGGCTGAATCCGGAGAGGGGAGAGCCGGGCGAGGTC
The nucleotide sequence above comes from Rhinoraja longicauda isolate Sanriku21f chromosome 39, sRhiLon1.1, whole genome shotgun sequence. Encoded proteins:
- the LOC144611253 gene encoding tubulin alpha chain-like, with translation MRECLSIHIGQAGAQIGNACWELYCLEHGIQPDGQMPSDKTIGGGDDSFNTFFSETGAGKHVPRAVFIDLEPTVIDEVRTGTYRQLFHPEQLITGKEDAANNYARGHCSIGKEIVDLVLDRIRKLADLCTGLQGFLIFHSFGGGTGSGFTSLLMERLSVDYGKKSKLEFSVYPAPQISTAVVEPYNAVLVTHCTLEHSDCAFMMDNEALYDVCRRNLDIERPTYTNLNRLMAQIVSSITASLRFDGALNVDLTEFQTNLVPYPRIHFPLVTYAPVISAEKAYHEELSVSQLTNSCFEPANQMVKCDPRQGKYMACCMLYRGDVVPKDVNAAIATIKTKRSIQFVDWCPTGFKVGINYQPPTVVPGGDLAKVQRALCMLSNTTAISMAWTRMNLKFDKMYAKRAFVHWYVGEGLEEGEFQDAREDMASLEKDYEEVAVDSADLERRGEEEE